From Proteiniborus sp. MB09-C3, the proteins below share one genomic window:
- a CDS encoding MoxR family ATPase, giving the protein MQITEKDIMSFREQTEKIKNEIGKAIIGQKDIIEQVLIAILCEGNVLLEGVPGLGKTQLVKTIGKALDLEFSRIQFTPDLMPADVVGTNIITQDEKGASRFTFQKGPIFSNIVLADEINRATPKTQSAMLEAMQEKTVTVGNTTYTMSKPFFVLATQNPIEMEGTYPLPEAQMDRFLFKLYVEFPKLEELSQIVNITTSVGENELDKVSNGEELIKMANIAKEVPIAKPVMEYAMKLILATHPEEASSPEITKKYTRYGSSPRGAQAIIKAARVKALMEGRYNVSFDDINYAAYPVLRHRVLLNFEAVSDSINSEDIIKQIIEGLRN; this is encoded by the coding sequence ATGCAAATAACAGAAAAAGATATAATGAGCTTTAGGGAGCAAACGGAAAAAATAAAAAATGAAATAGGCAAAGCTATAATTGGCCAGAAAGATATTATAGAGCAGGTACTTATAGCTATATTATGCGAGGGCAATGTCCTACTAGAAGGGGTGCCGGGCTTGGGCAAAACCCAGCTTGTAAAGACTATAGGAAAAGCTCTTGACTTGGAATTTTCTAGAATTCAATTTACACCAGATTTAATGCCAGCAGATGTAGTAGGTACAAATATAATCACACAAGATGAAAAGGGAGCAAGTAGATTTACATTTCAAAAAGGGCCTATATTCAGCAACATAGTTCTTGCAGACGAGATAAACAGAGCAACGCCAAAGACTCAAAGTGCAATGCTAGAAGCAATGCAGGAAAAAACTGTTACAGTGGGCAACACTACCTATACTATGAGTAAGCCCTTTTTTGTATTAGCTACGCAAAACCCAATTGAAATGGAAGGAACCTATCCATTACCTGAGGCTCAAATGGATAGATTCTTATTTAAGCTATATGTAGAGTTTCCCAAGCTAGAGGAGCTTAGCCAAATAGTCAATATCACCACATCAGTAGGAGAAAACGAACTTGATAAAGTAAGTAATGGAGAAGAGCTTATTAAGATGGCAAATATAGCAAAGGAAGTGCCTATAGCAAAGCCAGTCATGGAATATGCAATGAAGCTTATACTTGCTACACATCCAGAGGAAGCTTCAAGTCCAGAGATAACGAAAAAATATACTAGATATGGCTCAAGTCCAAGAGGAGCTCAAGCTATTATCAAAGCTGCAAGAGTGAAGGCATTGATGGAAGGCAGATATAATGTTTCATTTGATGACATTAATTATGCCGCTTATCCTGTATTGAGACACAGAGTATTACTGAATTTTGAAGCAGTATCAGATAGCATTAACAGTGAAGATATTATAAAACAAATAATTGAAGGGTTACGAAATTAA
- a CDS encoding GyrI-like domain-containing protein → MVEVIKVYRERFPSLRLIGKRYTDKDRDSSGSFGSKWNEWFEKGYFKTLEELGSLPENGDAYLGCMRCADEFEYWIGMFFPEQTPIPEGYMYVDIPSGDVGTCWIYGRDDNGEIYGRESHDMCLSKINDEGWQVANNAWVFELYNCPRFTTPDENGKVILDYCIYLRDE, encoded by the coding sequence ATGGTAGAAGTTATCAAGGTTTATAGGGAAAGATTTCCGTCTCTAAGGCTAATTGGGAAGCGATATACTGATAAGGACAGAGACTCATCTGGCAGTTTTGGCAGCAAGTGGAATGAATGGTTTGAAAAAGGCTATTTTAAAACCTTAGAAGAGCTAGGGAGTTTACCTGAAAACGGAGATGCCTATCTTGGCTGTATGAGGTGTGCAGACGAGTTTGAATATTGGATAGGAATGTTTTTTCCAGAACAGACACCAATTCCAGAGGGCTATATGTATGTTGATATTCCTTCAGGGGATGTAGGTACTTGCTGGATTTACGGTCGTGATGATAATGGTGAAATTTATGGACGGGAATCACATGACATGTGTCTATCTAAAATTAATGATGAAGGATGGCAGGTTGCAAATAATGCTTGGGTCTTTGAACTCTATAATTGTCCACGTTTTACAACACCAGATGAAAATGGAAAAGTAATTTTAGATTATTGTATCTATTTAAGAGATGAGTAA
- a CDS encoding NUDIX domain-containing protein, which translates to MNIDFNVIAVFDSMCKHILMCKRRKNPYKGLYNLVGGKIESGEDGLSAAYRELEEETGISKKDVILTHLMDFTYYLSSIKVEAYVGRLNKEISVYGDENDLEWIEINQNFFDVSKFAGEGNIGHIMEQIFLYKNILLK; encoded by the coding sequence ATGAATATAGATTTTAATGTAATCGCTGTTTTTGATAGTATGTGTAAACATATACTTATGTGTAAAAGGAGAAAAAATCCATATAAGGGACTATACAATTTAGTTGGAGGAAAGATTGAAAGTGGCGAAGATGGATTAAGTGCAGCTTATCGTGAATTGGAGGAAGAAACGGGTATTTCTAAAAAAGATGTTATATTAACACATTTAATGGATTTTACATATTATTTATCTAGCATTAAAGTAGAAGCATATGTTGGACGTTTGAATAAAGAGATATCTGTATATGGAGATGAGAACGACTTAGAATGGATAGAAATAAATCAGAATTTTTTTGATGTTTCTAAGTTTGCTGGAGAAGGCAATATTGGGCATATAATGGAGCAAATATTTCTTTATAAAAACATACTTTTAAAATAG
- a CDS encoding DUF6483 family protein, which translates to MFYQKDWIMRQIENIIQLIARFFFKKYTVHYEIIDETNHTQTDLLYKELLELLNSLEINEAENLLYERIKANDRNYLMVAVDFYKRLNELSDEQLESADFSREEIRSGLEEISRMFGLIL; encoded by the coding sequence ATGTTTTATCAAAAGGATTGGATTATGAGACAAATTGAAAATATAATTCAATTAATCGCTAGATTTTTTTTCAAGAAATATACCGTTCATTATGAAATCATAGATGAAACAAATCATACTCAGACAGACTTATTATATAAAGAACTATTGGAGCTATTGAATTCTTTAGAAATAAATGAGGCAGAGAATTTATTATACGAACGAATCAAAGCCAATGACAGAAATTACTTAATGGTAGCCGTTGATTTCTATAAAAGATTAAATGAGCTAAGTGACGAACAACTGGAAAGTGCTGACTTTTCAAGAGAGGAAATCAGAAGTGGCCTTGAAGAAATTTCAAGAATGTTTGGTCTGATATTGTGA
- a CDS encoding BatA and WFA domain-containing protein: protein MSFYSPLFFLFFIGLIPIIIMYLLKKQHTDIIISSNYLWEKALKDVEANRPWQRLKKNLLLILQLLIFLLIVLSLAKPHIFSSAASSGNTIIVLDTSMSMQGKSKDSTRFDTAKKEAEKIIENLRPDTSITIITMDTSPNIILNSTKNKELAKKQLATIKPTNSKDNIGETLSLLRAMVKDIDNYSILFYTDKWIDTDIDKLLLNYIDGEQRNIAIDNISHSLDSKGITVLTTVTNYSDEDITFDLSLYVDDALYDVKEISLSPEESTSVYWHDIAENARLLRAEADVDDSLKADNIRHHIVNANSIKKALLVTKSNVFLEKAVSLNNNIELYKTNEITENINGYELYIFDGLAPGELPTDGNIIMIAPTSSDLFKETVIDSGEMKALNDELFRFVSLDFSISKSKYIGDTSWVEPVLLINDKPVIAKGQKENQKYVLIGFDLHDTDFPLQIDFPIFVQNMLDYSLNMSTQEKTSVLSGESLNLEALPRSKEISIIKPNSEKEKLAPPFPLAPYADTEEIGVYTIEQKLDKDTVNSYFVSNADTRSESKYELVSIEMQKEIIEMQNKIKGEKNIGNILLLIAILILAVEWVVYNRGN from the coding sequence ATGAGCTTTTACTCTCCACTCTTCTTTTTGTTTTTTATTGGGCTTATTCCAATTATAATAATGTATTTGTTAAAAAAACAGCATACAGATATAATAATATCCAGTAATTATCTATGGGAGAAGGCTCTTAAGGATGTTGAAGCAAATAGACCTTGGCAGAGGCTAAAGAAAAACCTTCTACTTATTTTGCAATTATTGATTTTTTTATTGATAGTATTGTCATTGGCAAAGCCACATATATTTTCATCAGCAGCAAGCAGTGGAAATACTATTATAGTCTTAGATACATCCATGAGCATGCAAGGAAAATCAAAGGACAGTACTAGATTTGATACTGCAAAAAAAGAAGCCGAGAAGATAATTGAAAATCTAAGACCAGATACATCGATTACTATTATTACTATGGATACATCGCCAAATATAATATTAAATAGCACGAAAAACAAAGAGCTTGCTAAAAAGCAATTAGCAACAATTAAGCCAACTAACTCAAAGGACAATATAGGGGAAACTCTATCTTTATTGAGAGCTATGGTAAAGGATATAGATAATTACTCAATACTCTTTTATACTGACAAATGGATTGACACAGATATAGACAAGCTGCTATTGAACTATATTGATGGAGAGCAAAGAAATATTGCCATAGATAATATTTCACATTCATTAGATTCTAAAGGGATAACTGTCCTTACAACAGTTACTAATTATTCAGATGAAGATATTACTTTTGATCTGTCTCTATATGTGGATGATGCTCTTTATGACGTAAAGGAGATCAGTCTATCACCAGAAGAAAGTACGAGTGTCTATTGGCATGATATTGCTGAAAATGCCAGATTATTAAGAGCAGAAGCAGATGTAGATGATAGTTTAAAGGCTGACAATATCAGGCATCACATTGTAAATGCAAACTCAATTAAGAAGGCTCTATTAGTTACAAAGAGCAATGTATTTTTAGAAAAAGCAGTTAGCTTAAACAACAATATTGAATTATATAAGACTAATGAAATAACAGAGAATATAAATGGTTATGAGCTATATATTTTTGATGGCTTAGCTCCAGGGGAGCTCCCTACAGATGGGAATATAATAATGATAGCTCCCACAAGCAGTGACCTATTTAAGGAGACAGTCATAGATTCAGGGGAAATGAAAGCATTAAATGATGAACTTTTTAGATTTGTTAGTCTAGACTTTTCAATTAGTAAGTCTAAATATATTGGAGACACCAGCTGGGTAGAGCCGGTATTATTAATAAATGATAAGCCAGTAATTGCAAAAGGGCAAAAAGAAAATCAAAAATATGTTCTCATAGGCTTTGATTTACATGATACGGATTTTCCGCTTCAAATAGATTTTCCTATTTTTGTGCAAAATATGTTAGACTACTCGCTGAATATGAGTACACAGGAGAAGACATCTGTTTTATCAGGAGAAAGCCTAAATCTAGAGGCTTTACCTAGGAGTAAAGAAATAAGCATCATAAAGCCAAATAGTGAAAAAGAAAAGCTTGCACCTCCATTTCCATTAGCTCCTTATGCTGATACGGAGGAAATAGGAGTATATACAATTGAGCAAAAGCTAGATAAGGATACAGTTAACAGTTACTTTGTATCTAATGCAGATACTCGTAGTGAGTCAAAATACGAGTTAGTATCTATAGAAATGCAAAAAGAAATTATTGAAATGCAAAATAAGATAAAAGGCGAGAAAAACATAGGCAATATATTGCTACTAATAGCTATTTTAATATTAGCAGTTGAATGGGTGGTGTATAATCGTGGCAATTAA
- a CDS encoding NUDIX domain-containing protein produces MLKVKFYELNTIEDNKLQFAVIMARYEGKWIFVRHKERLTWEIPGGHREKDESIDFTASRELSEETGAEEFSIIPVCIYSVVRDETESFGQLFYSDVRYLGKLPDSEICEIKLFDTIPESLTYPLIQPYLFKKIEELYISWEEYDGSKNEKRI; encoded by the coding sequence ATGCTAAAGGTAAAATTCTATGAACTGAATACAATAGAAGATAATAAACTTCAATTTGCAGTTATTATGGCAAGGTATGAAGGTAAATGGATATTTGTAAGACATAAAGAGAGATTAACCTGGGAAATTCCAGGCGGACATAGGGAAAAAGATGAAAGTATTGATTTTACAGCTTCAAGAGAATTGTCTGAAGAAACTGGAGCAGAGGAATTTAGTATTATTCCAGTGTGTATATACTCAGTGGTTAGAGATGAAACTGAATCCTTTGGACAATTGTTTTATTCCGATGTGAGGTATCTTGGTAAATTGCCAGATTCTGAAATATGTGAAATTAAACTATTTGATACTATACCCGAAAGCTTAACATATCCTTTAATTCAACCATATCTGTTTAAGAAGATTGAGGAATTATATATATCATGGGAGGAATATGATGGCTCAAAAAATGAAAAGAGAATTTAG
- a CDS encoding GNAT family N-acetyltransferase, which yields MAQKMKREFRKLHLSDLELVLQMENDFRSNFIFEENARQFLSNPINWIFACIQEDQIIGFAYGYELNRLDNKGNMLYIHEVGVLPKFQKQGIGFQILTDIKNLCKLTGICRFFLFTQKHNIAACALYEKAGGEKTSSIQEDDVTYFFNKFN from the coding sequence ATGGCTCAAAAAATGAAAAGAGAATTTAGAAAGCTACATCTTTCAGATTTAGAACTTGTCTTACAAATGGAAAATGATTTTCGAAGTAATTTTATCTTTGAAGAAAACGCAAGGCAATTTCTTTCAAATCCAATAAATTGGATTTTTGCATGTATTCAGGAGGATCAAATAATTGGTTTTGCATACGGATATGAGTTAAATCGTCTAGATAATAAAGGTAACATGCTATATATTCATGAAGTAGGTGTACTTCCAAAATTTCAGAAGCAGGGAATTGGTTTTCAAATTCTTACTGATATAAAGAATCTATGCAAATTGACAGGCATTTGTAGATTCTTCTTATTTACACAAAAGCATAATATTGCTGCTTGTGCATTATATGAAAAAGCTGGTGGTGAAAAAACAAGTAGTATTCAGGAGGATGATGTAACTTATTTTTTTAACAAGTTCAATTGA
- a CDS encoding DUF58 domain-containing protein, with protein MEQKLIDSSLLKKLESLKLNSNVVLNQGYGGGRKSKSKGSSVEFSDFREYVPGDDFRKIDWNAYGRFQKLFIKLFMEEREANINIFIDASKSMDFGNPKKSTLAKQLALVFGYLSLANMDRVNIYIHGNNKLESLEQLSGKNNAHRLATYLDNIIFDKSEDFFQIIKTQAYKRGISIILSDLFSDNFQAAIKYLSFMNQSIVVLNLLSVEEITPFYSGDIRFIDSETEEGKDISMTQSVLNSYDKTFKNFINRNREICRKFSCQYTLISNELSIESIVFDNLTNVGILR; from the coding sequence ATGGAACAAAAACTCATAGATAGCAGTTTATTAAAAAAACTAGAATCTCTAAAGCTTAACTCCAATGTGGTGCTAAACCAAGGATATGGTGGAGGTAGAAAATCTAAAAGCAAAGGCTCATCAGTGGAGTTTTCTGATTTTAGAGAATATGTTCCAGGAGATGATTTTAGAAAGATAGACTGGAATGCATATGGAAGGTTTCAGAAGCTTTTTATTAAGCTGTTTATGGAGGAAAGAGAAGCTAATATCAATATTTTTATAGATGCATCTAAATCCATGGATTTTGGCAATCCTAAAAAATCTACTCTAGCAAAGCAGTTAGCCTTAGTTTTTGGATACTTAAGCTTGGCAAATATGGATAGGGTGAACATATATATCCATGGAAATAACAAACTTGAATCATTAGAGCAATTAAGCGGAAAAAACAATGCACATAGATTAGCTACATATTTAGATAATATAATCTTTGACAAGTCAGAAGACTTTTTTCAAATCATAAAAACGCAAGCTTACAAAAGGGGCATTTCAATAATACTATCTGACCTGTTTTCCGATAATTTTCAAGCTGCTATTAAGTACTTATCATTTATGAATCAAAGTATAGTAGTGTTAAATCTTTTGTCTGTAGAAGAGATTACTCCATTTTACTCAGGAGATATTAGGTTTATAGATAGTGAAACAGAAGAAGGAAAAGATATATCTATGACTCAGTCTGTTTTAAATTCATATGATAAGACATTTAAGAATTTCATTAATAGAAATAGGGAAATATGCAGAAAATTTAGCTGTCAATACACCCTTATTTCAAATGAGCTTTCAATTGAATCCATAGTCTTTGATAATTTAACTAATGTAGGGATTTTGAGGTGA
- a CDS encoding ABC transporter ATP-binding protein produces the protein MIRIENLTKQYGRFTAVDNLSLEIKEGEIFGFVGPNGAGKTTTLKMIATLLKPTSGNIYIDDIDVSKNIKEARGSIGYMPDFFGVYDNLKVNEYLEFYADIEGLNKDEKKRMLGELLDLVDLSHKADSYVDALSRGMKQRLCLARSLIHNPRFLILDEPASGMDPRARVQMKDILRELKRMGKTILISSHILPELSELCTGIGIIEKGKVAISGTVDEILRKVTGTNGVRIKVLDNAEKAINILMEEPQVSNIYDNDNVIEFGFSGSEEDMASLIKKLVLKEISLASFNPLQSNLEEIFMQVTKGDAE, from the coding sequence ATGATAAGAATAGAGAATTTAACTAAGCAATATGGAAGATTTACAGCAGTAGATAATCTCTCCCTTGAAATTAAAGAAGGAGAAATATTTGGATTTGTAGGACCTAATGGAGCAGGTAAGACTACAACATTAAAAATGATAGCTACTTTGCTAAAACCTACTTCAGGGAATATATATATTGACGATATAGATGTATCTAAAAATATTAAAGAAGCTAGAGGCAGCATAGGCTACATGCCAGACTTCTTTGGAGTTTATGATAATCTTAAAGTAAATGAATATTTAGAGTTTTATGCCGATATTGAAGGATTAAATAAAGATGAAAAGAAAAGGATGCTAGGAGAGCTTTTAGATTTAGTAGATTTATCTCACAAAGCGGATTCTTATGTAGATGCACTATCTAGAGGTATGAAACAAAGACTTTGTTTAGCAAGAAGTCTTATTCACAATCCCAGGTTTCTGATATTAGATGAACCAGCTTCTGGTATGGATCCAAGGGCTAGAGTTCAAATGAAGGATATATTAAGAGAACTAAAGAGAATGGGAAAAACCATATTAATAAGCTCTCATATTTTACCCGAATTATCTGAGCTATGTACCGGCATTGGTATAATTGAAAAAGGTAAAGTAGCTATAAGTGGCACTGTTGATGAAATATTGAGGAAGGTAACTGGTACGAATGGAGTACGTATAAAGGTATTAGATAATGCAGAGAAAGCAATTAATATTTTAATGGAGGAGCCACAGGTTTCAAATATATATGACAATGACAATGTAATAGAATTTGGATTTAGTGGTAGTGAAGAAGACATGGCTAGCCTCATTAAAAAGCTTGTGTTAAAGGAAATATCTTTAGCTTCATTTAATCCACTTCAAAGCAACCTTGAAGAAATATTTATGCAGGTTACGAAAGGAGATGCGGAATAA
- a CDS encoding ABC transporter permease subunit has product MNPVLKKELKTRMRTWRTPVMISLYVLILSLLVLLVFAEVIFSYNSYRGMRLDNVKEMFFVFTIFQLLLLIFIVPATTAGSISGERERSTLELLICTKMSSISIILGKLFSSLAEVIILLIASIPVMSTFFIFGGVSPGNIILIFGFYFVTAILFGSIGIFMSTFFKKTSTSTVASYMMALFLLGGTFFVVLLSRVFYYLPRGLSITQTFPVILYANPLSGLGSILFKMMGTDILSGFIGRGSTGNPLLPLYINLGFDLVLSAILLYLSSLRINPMTRLGGKSKRKKLAKKSK; this is encoded by the coding sequence ATGAATCCAGTTTTAAAGAAGGAATTAAAGACTAGAATGAGAACATGGAGAACCCCTGTAATGATTTCTCTCTATGTACTAATATTGTCATTGCTCGTATTATTAGTATTTGCAGAAGTTATTTTTTCATATAACAGCTATAGAGGTATGAGACTAGATAATGTGAAAGAGATGTTTTTTGTATTTACTATATTTCAGCTACTACTGCTCATATTTATTGTACCTGCTACTACAGCAGGTAGCATTTCTGGAGAAAGAGAACGTAGTACACTTGAGCTGTTAATCTGTACTAAGATGTCTAGTATTTCAATAATACTTGGAAAACTTTTTTCTTCACTTGCTGAAGTGATTATATTGTTGATAGCATCTATACCTGTAATGAGTACATTTTTTATATTTGGCGGAGTTTCACCTGGAAACATAATACTTATATTTGGCTTTTATTTTGTAACAGCAATACTCTTCGGGAGTATAGGTATTTTTATGTCAACATTTTTTAAAAAGACATCAACATCAACAGTAGCAAGCTATATGATGGCATTATTTTTACTAGGGGGGACCTTTTTTGTAGTTCTATTAAGTAGAGTATTTTATTATCTACCTAGAGGATTATCTATTACTCAGACCTTCCCTGTAATTTTATATGCAAATCCGCTTAGTGGTCTTGGTTCAATACTTTTCAAAATGATGGGTACAGATATACTAAGTGGATTCATAGGAAGAGGATCTACCGGCAATCCTTTACTTCCACTGTACATTAATCTAGGCTTTGATTTAGTTTTATCAGCTATATTACTGTATTTATCATCATTAAGGATAAATCCTATGACTAGGCTTGGAGGAAAGAGTAAAAGAAAGAAATTAGCTAAAAAATCTAAATAA
- a CDS encoding DUF3788 family protein, whose product MTKEILTRCGYRCDLCLAYKENIDKEDKRQLLSDGWFKIFGFRIEAKDIYCEGCISSDCLTARLIDGGCPVRPCVIGHGYENCSQCDRYICKKLEERAVRLEDIQEKFQKKIKRNDYRDIIKPYENVKRLNELREMQGKHSRMFNEKIKPSEDIMKKFIEERNIVELWNKLISFIEHNYRLDKYIKYGGKNYGWELHYKYGKKTIISIHPERKAFTVLFTFGRKELETFNNMKDQVSEATLNLVDSTKQYHDGKWIWLRVIDNAQLNDALVLLNIKKKPNY is encoded by the coding sequence ATGACAAAAGAAATACTAACACGATGTGGCTATAGATGTGATTTGTGTCTAGCATACAAGGAGAATATTGACAAAGAGGATAAAAGACAGTTATTGAGCGATGGCTGGTTTAAAATCTTTGGCTTCAGAATAGAAGCAAAGGATATTTACTGTGAAGGATGCATTAGTTCAGATTGCCTGACGGCACGTCTAATTGACGGTGGATGTCCTGTTAGGCCCTGTGTAATAGGACACGGATATGAAAATTGCTCACAGTGCGATAGATATATATGCAAAAAGCTTGAGGAAAGGGCTGTTAGGTTAGAAGATATACAGGAAAAATTTCAAAAAAAAATCAAAAGAAATGATTATAGGGACATTATTAAGCCATATGAAAATGTTAAAAGATTAAATGAACTGAGAGAGATGCAAGGGAAACATTCCAGAATGTTTAATGAAAAAATTAAGCCTAGTGAAGATATTATGAAAAAATTTATTGAAGAAAGAAACATTGTAGAGCTTTGGAATAAGCTTATTAGTTTTATTGAGCATAATTATAGACTTGATAAGTATATCAAATATGGTGGAAAAAATTATGGTTGGGAATTACATTATAAATACGGTAAGAAAACAATTATTTCAATTCATCCTGAAAGAAAAGCTTTTACTGTCCTATTTACATTTGGCAGGAAGGAATTAGAGACTTTTAATAATATGAAGGATCAGGTGAGTGAAGCAACGCTAAATTTAGTAGATAGTACTAAACAGTATCATGATGGAAAATGGATTTGGTTAAGAGTTATTGACAATGCTCAATTGAATGATGCATTAGTATTACTAAATATAAAGAAAAAACCAAATTATTAA
- a CDS encoding glutaredoxin family protein, giving the protein MANVVVYSSNTCRYCTLAKEYLQEKGVSYEEKNISTDPSARKELMQKGYMGVPVIVVNGEEIVGFDKAKLEELL; this is encoded by the coding sequence ATGGCAAACGTAGTTGTTTATTCAAGTAATACATGTAGATATTGTACTTTAGCAAAGGAATATCTTCAAGAAAAGGGTGTAAGCTATGAAGAAAAAAATATTAGCACTGATCCTTCTGCAAGAAAAGAATTGATGCAAAAAGGATATATGGGAGTTCCAGTAATAGTAGTAAACGGAGAAGAAATAGTAGGCTTTGATAAAGCAAAACTAGAGGAACTTTTATAA
- a CDS encoding YciI family protein, whose protein sequence is MILYAAMLETIDPEKDAEILDVHKAYLQKYIDEGKIFAKGPFTDHSGGLIIYKVDSIEEAKKLAENDPAVLEKSRKLTLKEWRSNIE, encoded by the coding sequence ATGATATTATATGCTGCTATGTTAGAAACCATAGATCCTGAAAAGGATGCAGAAATATTAGATGTACATAAAGCTTATCTTCAAAAATACATAGATGAAGGAAAGATATTTGCGAAGGGTCCTTTTACCGATCATAGTGGAGGACTTATAATCTACAAAGTAGATAGCATTGAGGAAGCTAAAAAGCTTGCAGAAAATGATCCGGCGGTATTAGAGAAATCTAGAAAATTAACTTTAAAAGAATGGAGAAGTAATATAGAATAA
- a CDS encoding DUF4177 domain-containing protein, with the protein MERWEYSTIKIKLKGFSGGILETEDFDYELNKLGEQGWELVSCFSTNGANGYGREAIAVFKRKK; encoded by the coding sequence ATGGAAAGGTGGGAGTATTCAACAATCAAAATAAAACTCAAGGGTTTCAGCGGAGGCATATTGGAAACAGAAGATTTCGACTATGAGCTAAATAAACTTGGAGAACAAGGATGGGAGTTAGTTTCATGCTTTTCAACAAATGGAGCTAATGGATATGGTAGAGAGGCAATAGCAGTATTTAAGAGAAAAAAATAA
- a CDS encoding NAD(P)H-dependent oxidoreductase: MIITCISASNIKHAKDYGTSSKTCNLIKEMVIKKSESLISVEIIKLVDYELSPCIGCGKCFKKAVCVYDEDFNNIYSKVIKSDGLFVVSAHYAPIPSKLSMLLEKMEQLTFLPRFHKEEYRSPLYKKPVGIIGHGGGTEEIIKGYKGVVLNTIANALSYPIEMNILGVNEEWPNGIALPIQEVIKDENSIFPIQKYDWEDIKVRIEPLVNNMIGNIIAERK, encoded by the coding sequence ATGATAATTACTTGTATATCAGCATCAAATATTAAGCATGCAAAGGATTATGGTACTTCATCAAAGACATGCAACTTAATTAAAGAAATGGTCATAAAAAAGAGTGAAAGCCTAATTTCAGTAGAAATAATAAAGCTTGTGGACTATGAATTAAGCCCTTGTATTGGATGTGGAAAATGCTTTAAAAAGGCAGTATGTGTATATGATGAAGATTTTAATAATATTTATTCTAAAGTAATAAAATCCGATGGATTATTTGTAGTATCAGCACACTATGCTCCGATACCATCTAAGCTATCTATGCTATTGGAAAAAATGGAGCAGTTAACATTTTTACCACGATTTCATAAGGAAGAATATCGATCTCCATTATATAAAAAACCAGTTGGGATTATAGGCCATGGTGGAGGAACAGAAGAAATAATCAAGGGATACAAAGGAGTAGTTTTAAATACAATTGCAAATGCATTATCATATCCAATAGAAATGAATATATTAGGCGTAAATGAGGAGTGGCCTAACGGAATAGCACTTCCAATACAAGAAGTAATTAAAGATGAGAATTCTATTTTTCCTATCCAAAAATATGATTGGGAAGATATCAAAGTACGAATAGAACCACTAGTAAATAATATGATAGGTAATATAATAGCTGAAAGAAAATAA
- a CDS encoding GNAT family N-acetyltransferase has protein sequence MNIMLKTRTKDHVVTFWEKTQDDEIKRLFPFSIESLKEALILFKESLREDALSYGKVIYFEDKYIGDIWCYGIDESNEKMAMLSVVIFEKGLWGRGIATEATKTFIKEVFNKFDIEKIGAFTYSNNHSSIGLLKKVGFCEIETFIEDGIESIYFEMRYVRHH, from the coding sequence ATGAACATAATGCTAAAAACAAGAACTAAAGATCATGTTGTGACTTTTTGGGAGAAGACTCAAGATGATGAAATAAAAAGATTATTTCCTTTCAGTATTGAATCTTTAAAAGAAGCATTAATACTATTTAAGGAATCTTTGAGAGAAGATGCTTTGAGCTATGGTAAAGTAATTTATTTTGAAGATAAATATATTGGAGATATTTGGTGTTATGGTATAGATGAAAGTAATGAAAAAATGGCGATGCTAAGTGTTGTTATTTTCGAAAAGGGACTGTGGGGCAGGGGTATAGCAACAGAGGCTACAAAAACCTTTATAAAAGAAGTATTTAATAAGTTCGATATAGAAAAAATTGGAGCATTTACATATTCCAATAATCACAGCTCAATAGGTTTATTAAAAAAGGTTGGATTTTGTGAAATTGAAACCTTTATTGAAGATGGTATTGAATCAATATATTTTGAAATGAGGTATGTAAGGCATCATTGA